A window from Populus trichocarpa isolate Nisqually-1 chromosome 3, P.trichocarpa_v4.1, whole genome shotgun sequence encodes these proteins:
- the LOC7465835 gene encoding BAG family molecular chaperone regulator 1, translating into MEPMKSKIKGMFTQRGKEDFFVGRGNMNFVEEWEIRPGGMLVQKRTTADSNHNSVPVSNIKVRVKYGSLCHEISISSQASFGELKKMLAEHTGVHPLDQKLIFKKKERNSKAYLDVAGVKDGSKIVLIEDITSRERRCLEMLKSAKIEKGSKSLQQVSLEVDQFGDKVTSLETTTSKGGKVAEKDVDGLTEILMAKLVALDGIFVEGDLKLQKRMQERKVQQYIEALDRLKLNYSTANTSGGKIPLQQQDNSTGKMPIPKQKQSVQSKQQNATMQMPTQKQQRPVLSNSESFVVTTAWETFD; encoded by the exons ATGGAACCAATGAAGTCAAAGATTAAGGGGATGTTTACTCAGCGGGGTAAGGAGGACTTTTTTGTTGGCAGAGGCAATATGAATTTTGTTGAAGAATGGGAAATTAGGCCAGGAGGAATGTTAGTTCAAAAGAGAACTACTGCTGATTCCAATCACAACTCTGTTCCTGTTTCCAACATTAAAGTTAGAGTCAAATATGGTTCTTTATGTCATGAAATCAGTATCAGTTCTCAAGCAAGTTTTG GTGAACTGAAAAAAATGCTAGCGGAACATACAGGAGTGCACCCTCTGGATCAAAAGCTGATATTCAAGAAGAAGGAGAGAAATTCGAAGGCGTATTTAGATGTTGCTGGAGTGAAAGATGGATCCAAAATTGTGTTAATTGAGGACATTACCAGCCGCGAAAGGCGTTGTCTTGAGATGCTCAAATCTGCTAAGATAGAAAAGGGTTCGAAGTCATTGCAACAAGTAAGCTTGGAAGTTGACCAGTTTGGTGATAAG GTGACATCCTTGGAAACAACAACTTCCAAAGGAGGAAAAGTAGCAGAGAAAGACGTGGATGGTTTGACTGAAATCTTGATGGCAAAATTAGTAGCATTGGATGGGATTTTTGTTGAGGGAGACTTGAAGTTGCAGAAGAGAATGCAG GAAAGGAAAGTTCAGCAGTACATTGAAGCTCTTGATAGGCTCAAGTTAAACTATTCTACTGCCAATACCAGTGGAGGCAAAATCCCATTGCAGCAACAAGATAATTCAACTGGGAAAATGCCAATACCAAAGCAAAAACAGTCAGTTCAGTCCAAACAGCAGAATGCTACAATGCAAATGCCAACACAGAAGCAGCAGCGACCAGTATTGAGTAATTCCGAGTCTTTTGTGGTCACAACAGCATGGGAAACTTTTGATTAA